In Pempheris klunzingeri isolate RE-2024b chromosome 5, fPemKlu1.hap1, whole genome shotgun sequence, the DNA window TCCGTTAAGGCAAGCAATGGCTTACGAGAtcaaggatgtgtgtgtgtgtgtgtgtgtgtgtgtgtgtctgtgtgatcgAATGAGAGCAGCTAAATGGCTGTGTCGTCCGTTAGCAAGTCTGCTTTTCTGTCAATCATTAACATCAGTGAGCCAGTCTTAGTCCTGGCTAATCTTACTCTGCACCCAAATCagcacagtcactcacacatcTCAGACACAAataacacagttttttttaaagcggTGCATGCAGACACTATTAATACAACACCACACCCAGAGACAAATATAGAGCATGTCTCTTACCTTTGACTCCCAATGACTGAATTGGCTTTATAACTACAGATTTCTGTGGATGATTTGCACGTTGTCCTTCCATTTAACTATCCAGCGGAACTATGTTCATGTCACCTGTTACTCCTCTTTTTCCACAAGTAGAGTTTAAGAGTcactctggctgtgtgtgtgtgctcctttGGGAGTTAAAACAcaagagagagggtgtgtgtgtcttctgctCAAGCTTGCTCTGTAGTGAGCAAGACATTTGCCTAACAGAGCTACATGGAGTGCATTTTATGTTCGGGGGTGACAGTTGATGCCGTGGAGAAGGTAAAGCAGCACGTGACCTGTGGTGCTCGTGAAATGCTGACGGGTTGATTTCACACTCCAACAGGTGGTGCAGGTTGGTGGTTTTCTTCTTCGGGTCACTTAAGGAACACCCAGCAAAGTGAGACACTGTCCATGAACAGGCCGAGATGTTTAACCCCATGTGACCTTATTTTACTCTGAGCTATGAGCCGTGAGATAGACTAGTTTTAGGAAAGAGAAACTCATGGCTGCTTTGCTTCTAACAGGTCATAGTATGATTCTGATGATTAAATCAGATGACCATATTCAAAGTATTAAAGCTTAGCGACATCTGGACTAGAGTTTTTGGTCACTGCTgtgaaacagaaagtgaaaccAAACTGCCACCCAAGGCCATTGCATTCTGGGAGGTGCTGAAATAACCAGTGATTTTCCCCTGAGCTCTGACATCGCTGTAATGACATCACCTGACCTGACGCATTGTTGCCTGTATTGTGTCAAACTGAAGCTGTAACCACGGGAGGACCCTGCGGTTGCTATGGGCCTCCAGCAGACTTTAACTTGTGGTCAGGTTTGGCCACACCAGCCCCAgccttttatttgatttaatcttGCAAAATCGTCATGATAAGCAAATCTTCATGACTTTCTTACTGTGACTCATTATGTACCATCATGTCTACCACAGCGCTGGTATCAGGTCATCACCAGGTCATAGATTTGGTAACTTTTTGGTAAAATTGAAATAAGCTGAGTCACATGTTGCCACTGTATGTAGTGGAAACGCCCATATGACTACTTTTTCTACCCGTTGACTCAACACGCCTGGAATTTCACTGGCCAGCAGTGTTGTGAGCCTGGTGGTGATGTCAGgcgatctgtgtgtgtgtgtgtgtgtgtgtgtgtgtgtatttgtctttgtaATGCCCTGTGTCTACGCATGGATATTCATGTGTGATTGCAGCTGACTCGATAGTTAACGCTGTGATAGCAGTAAGTCAGCAATTTCTGCAAATTCCCTACCCTTTTTTTGAGCATTtttgggtggggtggggggtgtctTTCTGGTAAAGTCCACTAACCTCCACCTAtctccatctatccatcatctCTGCTACTATCTGTTGCTGCCACTCACTTGTTGATTAAGGTTGGAACTGAACCAATTTCGAGTTACaactaaatgatttaaaaacatgttttttaataaGTGGTTTCTTAACTGTTAAGCTCTGTGAATTTCAAGCtacatgtcattatttttttttaatgtttaagcACAATTGTTCATGTCTTTCCGGTCAGAATTGTTCTTTAACTGTTTATGCTGGAACTGCTTTACTtttcctgttctgttttcaAATACCCTCTAGGTCCATAAATTCTTGTAAAGGTGATGTTCACCTGTGTTGAGTAGTTTTAGCCCAGAGAAAATGGATATCACTTATGTTTCCTCAAGAGACTGACATGTTTCTTTAATAACATGGCTTGATTTATAGTCATGGCCCTGTTACATCAAGTAGACCTATTAAGTGGGTTCAGTGGGTCCATAGGGGACAGCTGAAGGCACACCTCGAGTCATAAAAGCCTCTTTTAGGCCTCTTATTCTGTTGCTATGGATTGATCCCTATGGAGGAGGCAAGAAACATCAACAAGAAACAGTTCATAGCAATAGTGGATGTTGGTTTAGCTCATTGTAGAGAGGAAAAATGAGTGCAGATCTTTACGTTTTTAAAATACttgtttgaataaatatttttatattttgcattgtgtttctgtcacagttgtatttttatgtttttgatcattttggcTCTGGCGTTTGTCACATTGTGATCATCAGCAGGCATCAGTAATGTGAAGCCGGAGTGATGAGGGTCAGTCTGCCAGTGTCATGCCCCTTCTTATTCTCCCTCGCTGCCTCCCCAGCTCTCCCTCTCATACAcactctctgctgctcacactgagCGGGTGAGGATTGGAACATTGAGTACCttcagcacatttttcacattccCCTTTGAGGGTCTCAACCTCAGCCcccactacacacacaaacacactcttcgacacacatacaaaccacTAATGTTTCTAACCACCGGGCAGTAATGCTAACAGCCGTATGCTTTGTCTGTGCCACTGGTTGTGCGCCGCATCATGGCAGCGCAGTGGCAGACAATAGCTTGTCAAAGCCCTGTGTATGTCTGTTGTTTAGTCCATACCTggtgatgtgtatgtgtgtagtcaGAGCGCTAACCTGCACCTTTCTTCTCCCagcagcggtgtgtgtgtgtgtggtgagcaGCAGCGGCAAAGATGACGGAATACaagctggtggtggtgggagctGGAGGCGTGGGCAAGAGTGCACTCACCATCCAACTCATCCAGAACCACTTTGTGGATGAATATGACCCCACCATAGAGGTATGACTCTCTTCTGCATgttctgcatgtttttcttaTGGCAGGCACCTCGGGTGTTGGGATGGGAaagtagagagacagagggagagagatcctgtggctaaaaaaacaaattctttccagctcctccttgAATTGTTGTGTGCTTGTACACCTATATGGTAGATGTGCATGCATTAATCTACATGTTTTATACAAATGTCCGATCCCACAGTCACTGCTGAACAATATTTTCTAGACCCTACTGAGACGACAGCTCGGTCTAAATCAAGTTCATTTTAATCTAATAATTAAATGCTGTGGCAACTCTCCAAACGGTCAGGCCTGATGTACTTctacaaagaaatatttactCCACCCGTCTGTAATTCTTATATTTTCATGAAAATGCGCTGACAGATattgcagagaggagagggaagccAGTGAgaatgttttctcctcttttctccctcttttccctctctgtctccaccatctccctctctttctcaccacGCCTGCCTCTGGCCAGACAATGtcctttttgtgtgtttgcattccTGGCCCCTATGCTCTAACAAACAAAGGGACGGCACTCCATGTTTTTGTGGCTGCGTGTTGGAAGGCTAAACATTGGCTCCGATACCCTGTTCCTGTGATCTCTTGATGTTCATTTGACCTGGAAGTGGACAGGGAATTAATAACAGATACCAGTTAAAACACCGTATATGTACTTTCTCCTAGCACTGAGTGACCAAGGCCAAGGATGTGACAGCCTGAGTGAGGGGCCCAAATTGTTGCCTCAAATTCCACCCGAACCATCTGTTTTGTGTCTAaatttctttttacagtttctTCACTCACATGTTTGATTCATGTCTCTAAATGCAGAAgtttctcccctttttttttctttttctgtaggACTCGTACAGGAAACAAGTTGTGATTGACGGGGAGACATGCCTGCTGGACATCCTGGACACTGCAGGTCAGGAGGAGTACAGCGCCATGAGGGATCAGTACATGAGGACAGGGGAGGGTTTCCTCTGTGTCTTCGCCATCAACAACACCAAGTCTTTTGAGGACATTCACCAGTACAGGTGTGTGTAAGAGTGAGGCAAAGAAagggggttagggttaagggATGCAGGTGAATCACAAATCATGACATTGATGTGGAGCATTATGGGATCTGTTGTTGCAGATGTGAACCTCATCACACATCAATCGGGGTGGAGCTCAGACACAATAATTTCTGGTAGTTCTCTCCCAgcgtacgtgtgtgtatttgtatacgCAGTGTCTGTTACAGGGACTCCCAAGGGGTCTGAATGGAGAGGGGTGTGTATACGTTTGTGTGCCAGCTCTCTGCAGTAGTTGGGTGATGTCATGCTGTAGCGTTTAACACGGCTAAAGAAAGCTTAGCCCCCAACTGGAGGATTACAGCACGATGCCAATGAAATCGATCCTGACTCAATTAGAGGAGCGGGGAGAGGTAGCACTTTCAAGGACAGggaaggagaaagggagggagggaggagagattcAGCTGGAGATGACagtgttctctctctttcccacattttgtctttctcatcACATTAGATGCCCACTTGCCAGTCTTGCACGTGGCCAGGGAAAGAGGCTGCATATCAGCTTTGCCACCCTCTCTACAGATATGCAGGGTTTTTGAGTTCATTACGCAGACATTTGTTTGGCTCGCTGCCATTGCAGCCCAGCCTTTTTTGGGCCTGGCTTTTACACAACTGCCGGTATCACTGTAAAACCGTTGTGCAACTTGTAAAAGCACGCATGAATCTTTCTCCGGATGCGATAATAGGTGGTGGCCCGGTTAGAGTTgttgagttatttaaaaaaatagaggCATTTTTGCAAAAAGTCTCCATTGTTGGTACATACTGGCAAGGCACCTGCTTACAACTAGGCAGTGCATtttgatttctctttttcttaaaTTTAAATGCCCAGCAATAATGTTCCATACTCGAGAATGCACCAGGTTAGTGGCATTATATTTGCTTTTGGTGTTTGCTGGCATTTTTCCTAATATGCAGCTTAGACTTGACATACCTGCCTCACCATCATATGACAATGGTCTAAACAGGGTAATGTGCCTGCTGTGACATCAAGACTCAGTGTAACTGTGGTCATAAACACCATTAGCAGTGTTGACTGTAGATGGGTAGGGCTGACTGTAGTGGAAGCATCCTGCTGTAATGTGACTCAGGGAGAAGGGGCTGAGCTGATGGATTGATCTGACCCACTCCTCTCCCTCAGTTCCCCCTGGCTGCCTGGCGTTGGCGCTGGCTGCTGTAGTGATGAGGTAATGCTGTTCGCCGCCTGCCTGTTGtccatccctccccctcccccccttcctctccacctccctccttcaGCAGTGCAGCACAGCCCAGCACCGGCGGGCCCTGGCTCTTCCTCAGGGTCCTAGAGCTCCCTGGGTGGTTGGCTCTCCAGtggtggagctgctgttgtttattAGGCAGGGAGGACCCCAGACAAGAGATATGTCACTGTGACTAAATGAAGTGCAGGGGTAGGTTAAGGAGGCAGCCAAAGTTTCGCAAATTAAATGTCAACCATTACAATTTTCTTGTTTTACAATTCACAGAGAACAGATTAAACGTGTAAAGGACTCCGACGATGTTCCCATGGTGCTTGTTGGAAACAAATGTGACCTCCCGGCACGCACGGTGGACACAAGGCAAGCCCAGGAACTTGCCCGCTCCTACGGCATCCCTTACATCGAGACCTCTGCCAAAACACGACAGGTAGGCAGTGAGCAAGAAGCACGCACCCACATACCATACATGCACTTTGATGGGAGAGCCCATCTTTGCAAGCAGCAAAGCTCAGATTTGCTGTAAATTTCAAGTCTCCCTGTGCTGCATCGCTCTGTAGTCAACAAGTGATGACAGCGTTCCAGTATGGGCTctgtaattttacattttgcatgtgtgttcatgcacaTGAATAGCAGAGAATGGCCCACGGTATGATGTGATTTGTGCTGCTGGGTACATTTTATTATGCCGCAGGCAATGACTCATAGCCAGGTTACCTTGGCTGGAGAACAGAGCTACAGTATTTGAAAGGCCTCCATAAGGACAAGTTGCCACACAGCTCCCACTGTCTctgactcactgtcacacaTTATGTAGATACATACAGACTCTCACATTCATCATTGAACCTGCACATAATCTGTCATTCATGCAGAGGGGCAGGCAACGAACTAAGCCATCGCTTCTGTTTAGTCATTATGATTTCTTGATTAATGGTGTCTGAAATGATCAGGGTTGCCAGGTGATGCTGCCAAGCCTCTGAATAGTTATAAGGGGTGCATGCAGTGTACTCCAGTTAAAATTGATGATTCTAAGAGTCTGGATTTTTCTGTgacctttctgtgtgtttgcgtgtgtttcTGTAGGGAGTAGAGGACGCTTTCTACACACTGGTTAGGGAGATCAGACAGCATAAGCTGAGGAAGCTGAACCCACCTGATGAGAGCGGTCAGGACTGTATGAGCTGCCGCTGTGTGGTATCGTGATGCAGGTGAGACGGAAAAGTATTTTTCTTAGACAGCTACACAGTTATCTATATATTGATCTACATAATGGTCTGTTGTACTGGGactctttatgtctttttatgtATATGACTGCCTAttgaaagtaaaaacaaatgtgaagtcATATCTCCCTCACTTTCACTATGTCTCAGTTTTCCTAGAAACAGCGAAATGGTGCTAACATCCCCCTCCTGTGTCATTTCATTCCCCAGCTGGCTGTTGCACGTTGTGGAGAAACGCTACAGCGCATAGTGGCAGCATGGACTCAAAGATAGAAAGATAAAACAACTCAATGATGAAATataaacttttttcaaaaagagGATGATTGAAGCAAAAGCTCTCAAGGAAACCACCAGAGCTGACTGAACCATAGACCTTTTATGGAAAGGAGGAATTGGACTGTTGCCTAAGTGGCTACCTGAACTAGCCTGGTCCGGCCCCTTGTTTTGGTCCACACGTCGACCTGTGAGCAACACCACTAATGACTCTTTGTCAACTCCAGTGTGGTCTCGCTGGGTAGCTCCACAAGTTTCCTGCTAACTTATTGTTTTCAGTCTCAACACTGGTCTTAAAGGGGGTGTCTCTGACCTCCTCTCACCTTGAAAGCCTGATTCCATTCCCACCACCTGCCCACTGGAAGGACTGACCGACTTAAATGGAAAGGACTGGAATGGACTTTTACTTACCCAAACACCCTCTCACATAAATAACCCACCCCCTCATCCCACTCTACCTGCCTTTGGTCTCCCTCGAATGGCTGAGAAGTCTGTTCATTATACTGGTGGAGGCTGACATGGGAATGACTataatttgttgttgttgtttaacaGTTAGCCTAGCTGTATAAAATctcttgattttgtttttgatatGGAACATTGTTTTGTGATTGCAGAATTTGAAAGTCACAGAGCAATATGCGAGCGAGGGTGTTTATTTCAGATGGCCCCGggtttgacatttttcatgACCTGCCTGGCGTAGTTGGAATTCCTTTTGGGATACAAAGATGGATGAATTTGCAGAATGCAGCTGCCTTCTTTCCTTACAGAAATTTCTTTGCTAAGAGTTGTCTTTGTggaataataatagtaatggcTAGTGTACGTAGGTCCTGGTGCAATAGGATTCCTTATTGTCCAATTTACACAAGTATTGGGAATAAACCACCTCCCTCACGTCTACCTATTTTCCTGCTTTACTTTGATTTTGAAAGGAGAGGTACCATGCATGAAAATGTAGTTGTCATTTTTCCCGTTGCTAAAGCTGGAGAGGTTGCTTATAGAGTAGGAGGAAAACCCTACACATGTACAGTTATACAATGACAGGTTATGCTTTTAGACAAAAATGACAACCAGTTGATTTTTCTTGCATTTGATTTCAGTAGCTGTTAGGTGTCCAACTCTTATTTACTACATGGTGATAACAGCTACTCTTAGATTGCAAGAATTGCACCTTGTGGATAACAAGGCTCAGGAATCGGGGTCCAGGAAGGTCTCGCCGAACAGTCCTGGAAACCAGGGTCAAGGATGTCACCAGTCAGCTTTTGCAGAGTGTAACGCACAAGTCCTGCCTCGGAGTCAAACTTCAGTTTTTCCACACACCATACTATCCTCAAACTGCTCCTCTTTATCTGCCACCTCAGCTCTataatggaaataataaaagatCAGGTGCTAATTATGTCACAtccatatttactgtatatgtggGACGATTGCGTGTAATAGGTGATGGAGTTACAGAAGTGCAATGCTTGTTTGTTAATGCTGACTTGCTTGTGCTCTCCAAAACTGCATCAATTTGCTGCCTAAATGAAAAGGACTGCTCTGTGTTTACTTTGCCTTATCTGGTTGCTAGTTTGTACCTCATGTATGCAGCAAGTTCTACCTGACGactgtgtgttctgttctgctgcattgtttgtttatgtttatgtgtgcaaCTAAAAAGAATAGAAGTGTGTCGAGTTTGGACATGGGCTGTATAGAATTTGAAAGCAAAGTCCCTAAAAACACtacactgatttttaaaaagaaaaaaaaaaaaaaagaagaaggtgGGTGGGGTTCTTTAACAGCATGCACATCTGAATGTGATTCTCTTTAACAAGtttgaaaaaacacttaagAGAATCCTTTAGAGAAAGAGACACGTTGTCTTTCTCCTATGTTTATATGAAGTGTCATTCCCATTACATTGGAACGTCCGATGATGGTTACTAGAAGTTGTTAGTTTTAGCCCAGATCATCCTTTAACATTCTCGTGTGGAGTTCCAGACACTACAGGCAGGTTTTGGCAACAAACTTCAGATGCAAACCTCAAAGACATCTCCGACGTCTTCCACGAAAGACGTCAAATGGTATTTTGCCATTGACTCCTCTCAagggaaacatgttttatttctgaccTAACTGATTTTGTACAGTTAAAGtgactctttttttccttcataaCATGGCTTAAAGAAATATGACCAGTCTAGTTACTGTGTGGATGGTAgtggtcaagttttttttttttttttttttttatcagtttaactGTTCATTCTCCTGCTTGGAGGAGGGATATgagctgtgaatgtgtttaagTCTTTAGATGTCGTTTGAAAGAAGCTTCGTGTTTGAAACGTACAATATTGAAATAATGCAGGAGTTGATCCTCGGGCCCCACTTTTGGCTGTGTTGTTCCCAACTTTGATTTTTCACCCATTGTACTCAAATCTTTCagtgggaaaaagaaaaagaaaaaaaaaaaaagagtgcgGCGTTTGTAGCTCGTAGCGACAGTCCCCATAGTATGCTTGTCCTTTTCCTGTCAATCTTTAAGCAGAACAACCATGATAATAATACCATACAATTCCACAAATCTATATATTTAAATTCCCATTGCATTAGAATATCCGCGTCATGTTGCAGCAGGGATACTCCAGCCAGCAAACCACAAGTATACATGTCAGAATACCTGGCGAGCATGACAAAGACTGTACGGACCATTGGGAGTTTTGCACAAGGATACAGTGGGCTCAAGGGCTTGTTTCTCCCTTGCGAACTGTGGAATGGAGGAGTGGAAGgaatttgtgaaaaatgtcaactGTTTAGCTATTTAAGATGTATTTACTCTTTGAAAATGTGGCAAATGTATTGCAGGACAGGAATAAAGATGTCAAGATGAAACCTTGTCTCCACTCTTCTCATGTTCCTTTGAGCAAATTTGTGATTTGCTGCCACCTACAGGCTTCTTTGTGTATCGCGTTTGAGAGTATGACTAGCATGAAGGGGACAGATATTTGTAAGTAAATATTAAATAACTAACATTTATTCGGCCTGTTTAAACAAAGCCGAACTGTGAAAATGCTCTTGCCAAATATTTTGCCAGATTGTATAGGAGGATCATAATGTACCATATCATGTAGACTAGTTTACACAATGTTTGCAAGAATGGCTGTGATGAAAGCTCAAAGGACGGTCGTAAATGTTGTTTACTCAGGAGTTTtaccatcagcagcaccatttatgagtgtgtgtgtatagtggaGTGAAAAAGAGCAGCTCAACAAGATATGGCATAAGAATATTACTTTTCtgtaattttacatattttgtaattggatacaaataaatgataaagatGTTGCAGCCAATCTCTACACATTGTAGCAGTAATTTTAAATCAGACCATATGGATGGTCTTTGCATTTCATTGCTGCTAGTATTGATGTGATTAATGTTAACATGTTTGGGAAACCATATGGTACCACTGGAATGAATGGTTTGATAACAGGTTTGGGTcaatatgatatgataataatcattataATATGAAAATCATTAGAAGTCCTGACTACatttaaaagagaaagaaaaatgcaaagcaCATGTACCAATACAGTAGCAGAGGGCAAAATGAGTATGatttattatgatattattattaattctaCTCCAGATTAGACAGTTTCACCAACCAAATAACAACCAAAGTGTACATGTGTTTTGGGTCACCTTATTCTCCTTTCTTGTTTGTTCAAGGTGATTTGCATAACTGCGAGGCTGCTCTGGTATTGGCTATCAAGGATCATAAAAGACAGCAGGTTATCCATAAACCCAAGACAGATAGAATGCCAAGGGCTCTGACTGGCGGCCATTCGAAAATATTCTCAGAAAAAGTTATATTTTCCTTTTGGATAAACCGTAACCATGTCTTCTTATGAGGATACAATAAAGAAAATGCTTCCTAAGGTAAGGATAATCATCAGAATTCAGAATTCATTCTCTCGAAATCAAACTTAAATTATATGTACACGTTTccaccttttgtttgttttctaaatcCTTTTCCTTTGAAGACATATCTGCGCAAACAT includes these proteins:
- the LOC139200989 gene encoding GTPase HRas, coding for MTEYKLVVVGAGGVGKSALTIQLIQNHFVDEYDPTIEDSYRKQVVIDGETCLLDILDTAGQEEYSAMRDQYMRTGEGFLCVFAINNTKSFEDIHQYREQIKRVKDSDDVPMVLVGNKCDLPARTVDTRQAQELARSYGIPYIETSAKTRQGVEDAFYTLVREIRQHKLRKLNPPDESGQDCMSCRCVVS